A genomic segment from Candidatus Methylarchaceae archaeon HK02M2 encodes:
- a CDS encoding CTP synthase — MPKWIFITGGVMSGLGKGIVTASIARLLMMTGLNVSAVKIDPYLNVDAGTLNPIAHGEVFVCDDGSECDMDIGNYERFLDKSLTRYHNITSGQVYQHVIKDERKGNYLGQCVQMIPHLTNEIKRRIRFVAEIDDADCVVIECGGTVGDIESLPFLEALRQIRLEEKPSDTSFIHVTLVPILDVVGEQKTKPTQHSVQELRRIGIQPDIIVARSEKPLTKEAKNKIALFTSVDLKSVISNPDTESVYSVPENLASEGIISTICEKLQLGQKEIHWEEWKKISKSFIGHKKEVRIAMVGKYTSLSDSYVSINHALAHAGAHQNLEVKVRWVDVEEFENRKESLDELLEYHGVLVPGGFGQRGSEGKIIVANYCRDNLIPYLGLCFGFQLAIVSFARYVCGLKNANSIELDPSTPYPVINLLPEQREIKDLGATMRLGGCDIYLVEGTLASRIYQQKVVRGRHRHRYEFNQNYKEIFIRKGMVFSGFSGDGKRVEIMEIPGHPFYLATQYHAELISRPGKAEPVFAGFLESALKRSHEIRN, encoded by the coding sequence ATGCCAAAGTGGATCTTTATTACTGGAGGCGTAATGTCAGGCTTAGGTAAAGGTATTGTTACTGCCTCAATAGCGAGGCTTCTCATGATGACAGGGTTAAATGTTTCAGCTGTTAAAATCGATCCTTATTTAAACGTGGATGCTGGCACTTTAAATCCTATTGCTCATGGAGAGGTATTTGTATGCGATGATGGTTCTGAGTGTGATATGGATATAGGTAATTATGAGAGATTTCTTGATAAAAGTTTAACACGCTACCATAATATCACGAGTGGTCAAGTTTACCAACATGTTATAAAAGATGAAAGAAAGGGCAACTATCTGGGTCAATGTGTCCAAATGATCCCTCATTTAACTAATGAAATAAAGCGTCGTATAAGATTCGTTGCCGAGATTGATGACGCTGATTGCGTTGTTATAGAATGTGGTGGGACTGTAGGCGATATAGAGAGCCTCCCATTCTTGGAGGCTTTAAGGCAGATAAGGCTTGAAGAAAAACCTTCTGACACTTCTTTCATTCATGTGACATTGGTTCCGATTCTTGATGTAGTAGGTGAGCAAAAAACGAAGCCTACTCAACATAGTGTTCAAGAGCTTAGAAGGATTGGTATTCAGCCGGATATTATCGTTGCCAGAAGTGAAAAACCGTTGACAAAAGAAGCTAAGAATAAGATCGCTCTTTTTACGAGTGTAGACCTTAAAAGCGTGATTTCGAATCCTGACACTGAATCAGTATATAGTGTTCCAGAAAATCTTGCTTCGGAGGGGATTATATCTACCATATGTGAAAAACTCCAATTGGGTCAAAAGGAAATACATTGGGAAGAGTGGAAAAAAATCTCAAAATCTTTCATTGGGCATAAAAAAGAAGTTCGAATCGCTATGGTCGGCAAGTATACTTCACTATCAGATAGTTATGTCAGCATAAACCACGCATTGGCTCATGCAGGAGCTCACCAAAACTTAGAGGTAAAAGTAAGATGGGTTGATGTTGAAGAATTCGAGAATCGGAAAGAGTCTTTAGATGAATTGTTAGAGTATCATGGTGTACTAGTGCCAGGGGGGTTTGGACAAAGAGGAAGTGAAGGTAAGATTATTGTAGCAAATTATTGTAGAGATAATTTAATACCATACCTCGGCTTATGCTTTGGCTTTCAGTTAGCTATTGTATCCTTCGCGAGGTATGTATGTGGTTTGAAGAATGCCAACTCCATAGAATTAGATCCTAGTACTCCATATCCTGTCATAAATTTATTGCCAGAGCAGAGAGAAATAAAAGATCTAGGAGCTACCATGAGGTTAGGTGGATGTGACATATATTTAGTTGAAGGTACGTTGGCCTCTCGAATATACCAACAGAAAGTTGTGAGAGGTAGACATCGGCATAGATATGAGTTCAATCAGAACTATAAAGAGATCTTTATTAGAAAAGGCATGGTATTCTCAGGATTTAGTGGTGATGGAAAAAGAGTCGAGATTATGGAGATCCCTGGCCATCCTTTCTATCTGGCTACTCAGTACCATGCCGAGCTCATAAGTAGGCCTGGCAAGGCAGAACCTGTATTCGCAGGTTTTTTAGAATCAGCCTTGAAAAGAAGTCATGAAATCCGTAATTGA
- a CDS encoding bifunctional hydroxymethylpyrimidine kinase/phosphomethylpyrimidine kinase, with the protein MVSKVLSIAGSDPDCGAGIQADLMTFTALGVYGMTVITTVTAQNTVKLTAIHDVPVDVIKVQIEALFSDIGVDVVKTGMLHTKEIIEVVSEKIRKYNVPTVVDPVMMSKSGVHLIERDAKNTLIKTLFPLATIVTPNSIEAERISDIKIKMIEDAKEAAKKIAELGPKAVVIKGGHAFSDEKAYDLLYFEGDFKIFETNRLKTKTTHGAGCTFASAITAELAKGKNVIEAVRVAKEFTNMAIKFGHAIGHGFGPVNPMAHLYNEAEKYNVIKNIKEAVTILESHPEFSYLIPESQTNLVMALPMADDITDVAAIPGRFVKIWRRVKASSCPEFGASSHVARTILTVMRYNRMIRSGLNIKYSKEIIEVCKDLRLKVSSYDRKNEPLNVKRKEGMSIIWGVEQALKKVVTVPDVIYHKGDWGKEPMITLLEKTAIEVANLAVRIADQIKNK; encoded by the coding sequence ATGGTTTCCAAAGTTCTTAGTATAGCTGGATCTGACCCTGATTGTGGAGCGGGTATACAAGCAGATCTTATGACTTTCACAGCCTTAGGCGTTTACGGCATGACAGTAATAACGACAGTTACTGCACAAAATACAGTCAAACTCACAGCTATCCATGATGTACCAGTAGATGTGATTAAAGTACAGATAGAAGCTCTCTTCAGCGATATAGGCGTAGACGTAGTAAAAACAGGTATGCTTCATACAAAGGAGATAATTGAAGTCGTATCTGAAAAGATAAGAAAATATAATGTTCCAACAGTAGTAGACCCTGTTATGATGTCGAAAAGTGGGGTACATCTTATTGAACGAGATGCCAAGAACACTTTGATTAAAACCCTTTTCCCATTGGCAACTATTGTGACGCCTAACTCTATCGAAGCAGAAAGAATATCAGATATTAAGATCAAGATGATTGAAGATGCAAAAGAGGCTGCAAAAAAGATTGCAGAACTAGGACCTAAGGCGGTAGTGATAAAGGGAGGACATGCATTCTCTGATGAGAAGGCTTACGACCTTCTTTATTTCGAAGGAGATTTTAAGATATTTGAGACAAATAGATTAAAAACTAAGACGACACATGGCGCGGGTTGTACTTTTGCCTCAGCTATCACAGCAGAATTAGCAAAAGGAAAGAACGTAATAGAAGCAGTAAGGGTTGCAAAGGAGTTTACAAACATGGCTATAAAGTTTGGACATGCAATAGGTCACGGTTTTGGGCCTGTCAATCCTATGGCTCATTTGTATAATGAAGCTGAGAAATATAATGTTATAAAGAATATTAAAGAAGCTGTGACGATCTTGGAATCTCATCCAGAATTTTCGTATCTTATTCCGGAGTCTCAAACAAATTTAGTAATGGCTCTGCCTATGGCAGATGACATAACGGATGTAGCAGCTATACCAGGTCGTTTCGTTAAAATTTGGAGAAGGGTGAAAGCATCGTCGTGTCCCGAGTTTGGCGCTTCATCACATGTTGCAAGAACAATCTTGACTGTAATGAGGTATAATAGAATGATAAGATCCGGCTTAAATATTAAATACTCAAAGGAAATCATCGAAGTTTGTAAAGATCTCAGATTGAAAGTATCTTCCTATGACAGAAAAAATGAACCTCTTAATGTAAAGAGAAAGGAGGGTATGAGCATAATTTGGGGTGTAGAACAAGCTTTAAAGAAAGTAGTTACAGTACCGGATGTAATTTACCACAAAGGAGACTGGGGTAAGGAGCCAATGATAACATTGCTTGAAAAGACAGCAATTGAAGTCGCAAATTTGGCGGTTAGGATAGCTGATCAAATAAAAAATAAATAA
- a CDS encoding ASKHA domain-containing protein: protein MTSDTEKFEVIFLPHGRRDTFKSGTRLLDASQALAIDLASDCGGKGTCGKCKVRIDEGYDSLGKIKPSEEKHLTKDMIDKGYRLACLAKIRAPLKVYVPEISRVGKQRLQTEGLEVPVTANPFVRKYFVKIPVPSLHDIRADEDRLLDTLKEQHNLDPNTLVMEFDIANDFPNIAREAEWQITATVLKENNANYKIIAIEPGDTSNRCFGFACDIGSTKLAGFLIDLNTGKVQSVGSRMNPQTPMGEDVLSRITSVMMGGKEAQDRIHNLVVGGINEIIEECCEKAKVSTNEIYELCFVGNTAMQMLFLRLWPQYTAFSPYPPVLRRGVNVPAPKIDLKSNPHGNCYFVPVIGGFVGADQIAVIQATRMLERDEITMDVDIGTNTEIALGNKDLVMSDSCASGPAFEGMEIKFGMRAATGAIEAVSINPSGLELIIRTIEDQPAVGICGSALIDIPAELLKSGLIDLKGKFVSKMAKQTERLRKGPEGWEYMIASKEESATEHDIVITQGDVRELQKAKAAMHTGAELMLRRMGMTEKDITKLWLAGAFGNYINPENARTIGMYPELPTEKYVFVGNAAGTGARMSLISQEEREYVEKISKTVVYYELATDEQFQSEYALANYFPYKNLDKYPLTKDLLLRLGRIDENGKFIYPE, encoded by the coding sequence TTGACTTCAGATACAGAAAAATTTGAAGTAATTTTCCTTCCACATGGAAGACGTGATACATTCAAATCCGGAACCAGATTATTAGACGCATCCCAAGCATTGGCGATTGACCTTGCTTCAGACTGTGGAGGAAAGGGTACATGTGGTAAATGTAAAGTCAGAATCGATGAAGGTTATGACTCGCTTGGTAAGATCAAACCTTCAGAGGAAAAACACTTGACAAAAGACATGATCGATAAAGGCTACAGATTAGCTTGCTTGGCCAAGATACGGGCACCTTTGAAAGTATATGTCCCTGAAATAAGCAGAGTAGGAAAGCAGAGGCTACAGACCGAGGGACTTGAGGTACCTGTAACTGCTAATCCTTTCGTTAGAAAATATTTCGTAAAGATACCAGTACCTAGCTTGCATGATATAAGGGCAGACGAAGATCGACTTTTAGATACACTAAAGGAGCAACATAACCTTGATCCGAATACTCTAGTAATGGAATTCGATATAGCAAATGATTTCCCTAACATTGCGAGAGAAGCAGAATGGCAGATAACAGCTACAGTATTGAAAGAAAATAATGCCAATTACAAAATTATTGCAATCGAACCCGGAGATACTTCTAACAGGTGCTTCGGTTTTGCCTGCGATATAGGAAGTACAAAACTTGCAGGCTTCCTAATTGACTTGAACACAGGCAAAGTTCAATCGGTAGGTTCAAGGATGAACCCTCAGACACCTATGGGCGAAGACGTACTTTCAAGGATAACCTCCGTTATGATGGGTGGTAAGGAAGCTCAAGATAGAATCCACAATCTTGTTGTAGGCGGAATCAACGAGATTATTGAAGAGTGTTGCGAAAAGGCCAAGGTAAGCACCAATGAAATCTACGAACTTTGCTTCGTCGGTAATACAGCTATGCAAATGCTCTTCCTTAGACTATGGCCTCAATACACTGCTTTCTCTCCATACCCGCCTGTGCTAAGGCGTGGGGTCAACGTACCTGCACCTAAAATAGATCTGAAATCTAATCCACATGGGAACTGTTACTTTGTGCCAGTTATAGGAGGCTTCGTGGGTGCAGACCAAATAGCTGTCATACAAGCTACTCGGATGTTAGAGCGAGACGAAATCACTATGGATGTAGATATAGGCACCAATACTGAAATCGCACTTGGAAACAAAGACTTAGTGATGTCTGATTCTTGTGCATCAGGTCCAGCCTTTGAGGGGATGGAGATCAAGTTCGGCATGAGGGCTGCAACTGGTGCTATAGAGGCAGTATCCATTAACCCGTCTGGCTTAGAGCTTATAATAAGGACCATTGAAGATCAGCCTGCAGTCGGGATCTGTGGATCTGCACTTATCGATATTCCAGCAGAACTATTAAAATCTGGGTTAATAGATCTTAAAGGTAAGTTCGTCTCTAAGATGGCTAAGCAGACCGAAAGATTAAGGAAAGGACCAGAAGGGTGGGAATATATGATAGCTTCGAAAGAAGAATCTGCTACTGAGCATGACATAGTGATAACACAAGGGGATGTAAGAGAATTACAGAAGGCAAAGGCAGCTATGCATACTGGAGCTGAACTCATGTTGAGAAGGATGGGCATGACCGAGAAGGATATAACAAAATTATGGCTAGCTGGTGCATTTGGTAACTATATCAACCCTGAAAACGCTAGGACCATAGGAATGTATCCAGAGCTACCTACTGAAAAATATGTATTCGTAGGAAACGCTGCTGGAACCGGTGCAAGAATGTCATTAATATCACAAGAAGAGAGGGAATATGTTGAAAAGATATCCAAAACAGTTGTGTATTATGAGCTAGCTACCGATGAACAATTCCAAAGTGAATACGCATTGGCAAACTATTTCCCATACAAGAATCTTGACAAGTATCCTCTCACAAAAGACCTACTACTAAGACTTGGCCGTATAGACGAAAATGGAAAATTCATCTACCCAGAGTAA